The DNA segment CCGCTGAAATGGTTGTACAGTTTGAGTATCAGTTTCGTTTTCCCCTGTTCAGGGACTGAAGAAAATACGTAAATTTTTGGATATGATAACGTCATTTTGCCCCACCACAGATTATAATATATAATAAAATAGTAATATTAATTATTACTTTAGTTATAAAAATTAATTTAACAAGACACGCTGATACCCTGGGGACACATGATGATGAGTGATGTATAATATAAATAATAAAATACCCCCAATCCTGCAGGTCGAACCCTCAACGGACTGCAACCTCGACTGCCCGTTCTGCCTAAGAAAGAAATACTCACAAAAAGGAGAAAACCTCAACTTTGAAGTGTTTAAAGAAGCTGTCAATAAACACGGTTTCAGTTACCTCTCTCTTCACGGGTGGGGAGAGCCCCTTCTCAACCCGCGCCTTTTTTGATATAATAAAATACGGTTCAGGGAAAGGGATCTCTGTTAATTTCACCACAAACGCAACACTAGTTAAAGAAAATACAAATGAACTGCTCGGTTCAGGACTTGAGATCGTCGCATTTAGTCTCCCCGACATATTAATGTTCACCCCTGAGATCAGGCATAACATAGAACATTTCATAACATGCAGAAACAGCAGCAGAAAGCCTGATTCTCCAAAAACATACATCAATGCCGCACTGATGGAGAGGAACTTCGACACCGTAGAGAAGGTTCTCTCTGTTTCAAAGGAGCTTGGTGTGGATGCCATAAACTTCGAGAGGTCGTATCCGTGGAGACCGGAATATACCGAAAAAGAAGAGACAATCTTTAAGAAGATAACAGATGCAGCAGAAAAAACTGATTGTAAAGTCGTAGTTCCACTGCCCCATACCCTCCCCTGCAGGCTCTTCAATACTACCCTCTTCATGAGGTGGAACGGCGACATAACGCCGTGCTGCTACAGGCCGGATCACGTACTGGGTAATATAATGAAAGACGATTTTGATGACATAATATCCAAAAGAGAAAAATTCTGGAAAAACATGGCCACAGACCAGGTGTGCACCTCATGCGGGATTTAAGATCTAATCTCATGTAAATCCGGCATCATACAGTTACTCCACCGGGGCAAAATGAAAAAATCCATCAAAGGTAAGCTTTAGTGTAAAACATGGGCTTTGAATCAGTGAAGTTGACACCTGCCCGCCCCTGGAAAATAACAATAATTCTCAGAACTTTTACAGAAAGCTTCAGACTACAATAAATAAGTTATTCAGACAGCTCTCCTTTAAAACTATTCTGAATATTCAAAAAAAAAACTAAAAAGAAAAATTACAGAGTCTCATCTGTAATTATCTGGACACTCACAATATCATGCTGGCGTTCGGCAAGTTTGTTTGCCTTAAAGATATTCTTTCCGCCCTTGCCTATTGCGATTCCCCTGTCTTCTTCCTCAACATCGACAGTTGCAACATATTCGCCGTTTTCATTCTCTTCGATGTTTACGGTAAGAACACGTGCAGGCAAAAAGCAGTTCTTTATAAACTGCTCGGGGTCGTTTGAAAATTCAACGACTTCTATCTTTTTGCCGAGGTCTTCGGATGCCTTCTTTATGCTTGAACCCTGCTTTCCTATAGCACGTCCCATATCCCCGGGGTTGATGACAAAAATAAGACGATCGTTTCTTTCGTCAACTATACAGTCACGGCTTCCTGCACCGGTGATATCCTCAAATTGTTTCATCAACTGAAGACTCTGTTCGTTTAATACAATTTCTCCCATGTAATTAAACCCTCTTCAATGACAGGATATCGGAATCTCCTGCATCAACAATTGCAAGAGCACTTACAAAATGCGGTCTTCCACATGACATTCCAAGTGCCTTACTGGAGTCTTCGTATGTATATGAGAATACATCCTGATCTTTAAGATATGAAATAAATTCATCAGGACAGTTGTCTGCTACGACAACCATCTGTGCTTTACCCTCTGAGATACAATCTTTTGTTTCTTTCTGGCCGATTACTACATTGCCAGATTTAATTGCGCGTCTGAGAGACGTTTCGAAATCCATTGAAATTCTCCTAAATTTTAGTTGGTTTTGATTTTTTTAGTTAATTTGTTCTAGATTTGGCTATAAGCTTCACATCACCAGTACCCAGCTGAATAGGCTGACCGACAATTACGTTTTCAGTGACTCCTTCAAGGATATCGACTTCATTTGCAACTGCCGCATCAAGAAGGTGGTTAACAGTGACTTCAAAGGAAGCACGTGAAAGGACACTCTCCTTTTCACCTGCTATTCCGTGACGCCCTATCTGTTTAACCTCTCCTTCTATGCACATCATATCAGCAACCAGCATAATGTGGCGAACATCAACTGCAATACCCTGCTCGCGAAGTGTGCTTAACGCTTCATCTATGATTGCATTTCTTCCTGCTTCAATACCCAGCACTTCGGATATTTCAGCAATGTTATTTGTCCGGGTTCTGGTGGTATCCACACCTTCAACCTCAAATACACCTTTTAGATTAGAGCCTTCAGTATATAGAATATACTCTCCGTTCTCCTTTCTGACCACAACACGCTCGATATCATCAATGCCCTGGACAATTACTTTTCTTACATGTTCTGCAAGAGTGAACAGGTTCTGGTAGCTCTCCCTGTCCTTTGGAATAAATGATATTCTCGCATTGTTTACATCGTCTTCATATTCAAAGTCACGGTAGTGATTTTTATCCCTTATTTTCTGGGGAGCACGTTCGATGATTTCCTGAATTGTAATCTTTCTCTTTTTGCAGACCTCACGGTTGAGCTGGACATTTACACGCATGTCAAGCATATCTGTTGTGATGTCTCCAAACTCATGCAGAGGTGCCGCCTCTATCTGCCAGCTTACCTCACGCGCCATATCACGGTTGGTGGAATATTCGCCTGCAAGGTAAATTGTCATTGTAGGAGTACTCGGGGTCTTCCTTGCGTCCATTATCTCAATAAGACGCGGCAGACCAAGAGTTACGTTAATTTCAGCCACACCGGCGTAGTGGAATGTTCGCATTGTCATCTGTGTACCAGGCTCACCAATGGACTGTGCAGCTATAATCCCGACAGCCTCACAGGGTTCAATACGTGTATTTGCGTATTCCTCCTTTATGCGGCCCATTATAGTTTCGAACACTTCATCTGATATGTCCCTGTCTTCAAGGTCTTTTTTAAGATCATTCTTTGTCTTATCCGGAAGATCGGTTTCGTCGATCTTTGCCACGAGTTCGGGTCTCATTTTCCACCGACCTCCTCTTTTAAAACACTTTCAACAATTCCCTCGACATCCACAGGGTCTCCAAAGCAGCTTTTTGCAGGGTCTGTCGAATCTTCACCGTACTTGAACTGGATAATCTTTCCGCCTGATGTCCTGACAGTCCCGTCATAACCGACCTTTAAGTCCTGAAGTGCATTTATCATACGCCTCTGGAGATAACCGCTCTGTGATGTACGGACAGCAGTATCTACAAGACCTTCACGACCTCCTATTGCATGGAAGAAGAATTCCGTAGGGGTAAGTCCGCTCTTGTAACTGTTTCTCACAAAACCATGTGCAGCCGCACCACGATCGCCTTTCTTGAAGTGCGGCAGAGTCCTGCCCTCATAACCACGGGTGATACGCTCACCTCTTACTGCCTGCTGACCAATACAACCTGCCATCTGGGTCAGGTTAAGCATAGAACCACGGGCACCACTGACTGCCATTACCACAGCACTGTTGGAAAGACCCAGGTGTCTTCCTGCAATGTCTCCTGTACGGTCACGGGCTTTCCCCAGTACCTGCATAATTTGCATTTCAAGCGTTTCTTCAAGGGTCCTTCCGGGCATCGGTTCAAGCTGGCCGTCTTCGTATATCTTTATACGGCGCTTGACATCCTCTTCGGCGTTGTCCAAAACCTCGTCTATCTGACCGTATTCTATTTTTGTCAGGTCCTCGTCGTCAATACCAAATGAAAACCCGTCATACATGATTCCACGGATAGAGAGCTTTGTGACGTCGTCAACGAACTGCCTGCCGCGGTTCAGACCTTCCGTACGGATTATCCTCTGGAGAATCGCACCGTCAAATGCACCTATCGACTTTTTATCGATTGTACCGCAGATGAGATTTCCGTCAATAATTTTTACGTATGCATCCCTGTCGCAGTCCTCATATTTGCACTTGTCACAGTTGATGCAAGAGCTTGCCCTGTAGACCATGTTCAGGTCATCGGGAAGGATCATCGAGAATATCTGTTTGTTGGACCAGTATTCCTTTCCGTCCTCAACCTTTCCGGGGGCGTGAAGGTGTTCGGGCAGGCTTGCCCTGAGAAGGTACAGCGTCCCGGATTTGTCAAACCACCGAAGAGTATGCGTCAGAATGAAAATACCGGATATATGATCGTGGATACCGCCGATGATAGGACCGCCGAAACGCGGTGACATAATGTTTTCAGTGACACTGCACAAAAGCTCAGCTTCGGCTCTTGCCTCTTCTGTCTGGGGGACGTGCAGGTTCATTTCATCACCATCAAAATCAGCGTTGTACGGCGGACACACCGCAGGGTTAAGGCGGAATGTCCTTCCGTCCATAATCACAATGCGATGGGCCATAATGCTCATCCTGTGAAGAGAGGGCTGACGGTTGAACAGTACCACATCATTGTTTCTAAGCTGACGGTCAACTGTCCACCCGGGCTCAAGCATTTCGGCAATATTCTCCTTGGTCTGATCTGTCAGCCTGACACGTCTTCCGTCAGGTCTTATGGCATAGTTTGCACCGCAGGGTGAATTAAGTGTCGGGCGTACAGGACCTGTAAGAACCATTTCGCGGACTTCATCAATATTAAACGGAGTTACGCGTATCGGAAAACTCATCTCATTTGCAATTGCAAGAGGAATTCCAACCTGACTTATCGAGAGGTTGGGATCAGGGGATATAACAGTACGTGCCGAAAAGTTTACACGTTTTCCTGAAAGTGAACCCCTGAACCGTCCGTCTTTTCCTTTAAGGCGCTGTGAGATTGTCTTCAGAGGCCTTCCACTTCTGTGACGTGCAGGAGGACATCCGGCAACTTCGTTGTCCATATATGTTGTAACATGATACTGGAGAAGCTCCCACAAATCCTCTATGATAAGTTGCGGTGCTCCTGCGTCCTGGTTCTCCTTAAACCGCTGGTTAATGCGTATAATATCAACAAGCTTATGTGTCAGATCATCCTCTGACCTCTGACCGTTTTCAAGAATAATGGACGGACGCATCGTAACAGGTGGAACGGGAAGAACTGTAAGGCATGTCCATTCAGGTCTTGCAACCTTAGGGTTAATACCAAGAAGTTTTAAGTCCTCATCAGGTATCTTTTCAAGGCGTGCGCGGATATCTGCCGGTGTGAGTTTGTGCTCGATCTTCTTTCCGGCATCGTCAGTCATAACCTCTGAAAAAGTTGTAGGCTTTTCAAAGTTTATCTTAAGCTGCTGTTCTCCGCAGTAAGGGCAGACACGCTCTTTTTTGATATCCTTTTCAGAGACAAAATCGTCGTTTCTTTCGTCTTCCGGACCAAGTACCTTTGAAAGCTCATCAGGGCTTAACAGAAGACGACCGCACTCGCGGCATGTTACACGCAGAAGCTTTCTTATAAGCCTTGTATATCCTACATGAATTACAGGCTTAGCCAGTTCAATATGTCCAAAATGACCCGGACACTCACTTGCCCTGTTACCGCAGGTTTTGCAGCGCAGACCCGGGTCAATGACACCAAGGTGAAGATCCATTAAACCCTGTGGATATGGGAATCCGTCATCATCATACGTATCAGCCCAGATGATTTTCCTGACACTCATCTTACGGATATCTTTTGGAGATAAAAGACCGAATTCTATCTTTCCAACTCTTTTCGGACTTGTCATTTACTATTTTCCTCCTTATACCTGATCCTCAAGGTGCATTCTTGGCGCAATGCACATACTCTTCATCTCATCCAGAAGCAGTTTAAATGCATAACTCATCTCTACCGGGTAGATGTCTGTCTCGTTTCCGCATGCAAGACAGCGTGTGGTATTACGGTTTCTGTCAAGGAATGCAATCATGCCGCATTTTGCACAGACATACTGCTCAACTTTATCAGATTCATCAAGAAGGCGCTCCTTAAGAGCCATTGCAGCACCGTGACCAATTAAAACATCACGCTCCATCTCTCCGAACCTGAGACCTCCCTCACGGGCACGCCCTTCTGTAGGCTGACGTGTAAGAACCTGAACCGGTCCGCGTGAACGTGCATGCATCTTGGACGATACCATATGATACAGTTTCTGGTAGTAAATGACACCAATATAGATATCAGCCTTAAACTGGCGCCCGGTGATTCCGTCATACATGACTTC comes from the Methanomicrobium sp. W14 genome and includes:
- a CDS encoding radical SAM/SPASM domain-containing protein, producing the protein MKCLKKLSINTVSVTSLFTGGESPFSTRAFFDIIKYGSGKGISVNFTTNATLVKENTNELLGSGLEIVAFSLPDILMFTPEIRHNIEHFITCRNSSRKPDSPKTYINAALMERNFDTVEKVLSVSKELGVDAINFERSYPWRPEYTEKEETIFKKITDAAEKTDCKVVVPLPHTLPCRLFNTTLFMRWNGDITPCCYRPDHVLGNIMKDDFDDIISKREKFWKNMATDQVCTSCGI
- a CDS encoding NusA-like transcription termination signal-binding factor; this encodes MGEIVLNEQSLQLMKQFEDITGAGSRDCIVDERNDRLIFVINPGDMGRAIGKQGSSIKKASEDLGKKIEVVEFSNDPEQFIKNCFLPARVLTVNIEENENGEYVATVDVEEEDRGIAIGKGGKNIFKANKLAERQHDIVSVQIITDETL
- a CDS encoding 50S ribosomal protein L30e is translated as MDFETSLRRAIKSGNVVIGQKETKDCISEGKAQMVVVADNCPDEFISYLKDQDVFSYTYEDSSKALGMSCGRPHFVSALAIVDAGDSDILSLKRV
- the rpoA2 gene encoding DNA-directed RNA polymerase subunit A'', producing the protein MRPELVAKIDETDLPDKTKNDLKKDLEDRDISDEVFETIMGRIKEEYANTRIEPCEAVGIIAAQSIGEPGTQMTMRTFHYAGVAEINVTLGLPRLIEIMDARKTPSTPTMTIYLAGEYSTNRDMAREVSWQIEAAPLHEFGDITTDMLDMRVNVQLNREVCKKRKITIQEIIERAPQKIRDKNHYRDFEYEDDVNNARISFIPKDRESYQNLFTLAEHVRKVIVQGIDDIERVVVRKENGEYILYTEGSNLKGVFEVEGVDTTRTRTNNIAEISEVLGIEAGRNAIIDEALSTLREQGIAVDVRHIMLVADMMCIEGEVKQIGRHGIAGEKESVLSRASFEVTVNHLLDAAVANEVDILEGVTENVIVGQPIQLGTGDVKLIAKSRTN
- a CDS encoding DNA-directed RNA polymerase subunit A'; amino-acid sequence: MTSPKRVGKIEFGLLSPKDIRKMSVRKIIWADTYDDDGFPYPQGLMDLHLGVIDPGLRCKTCGNRASECPGHFGHIELAKPVIHVGYTRLIRKLLRVTCRECGRLLLSPDELSKVLGPEDERNDDFVSEKDIKKERVCPYCGEQQLKINFEKPTTFSEVMTDDAGKKIEHKLTPADIRARLEKIPDEDLKLLGINPKVARPEWTCLTVLPVPPVTMRPSIILENGQRSEDDLTHKLVDIIRINQRFKENQDAGAPQLIIEDLWELLQYHVTTYMDNEVAGCPPARHRSGRPLKTISQRLKGKDGRFRGSLSGKRVNFSARTVISPDPNLSISQVGIPLAIANEMSFPIRVTPFNIDEVREMVLTGPVRPTLNSPCGANYAIRPDGRRVRLTDQTKENIAEMLEPGWTVDRQLRNNDVVLFNRQPSLHRMSIMAHRIVIMDGRTFRLNPAVCPPYNADFDGDEMNLHVPQTEEARAEAELLCSVTENIMSPRFGGPIIGGIHDHISGIFILTHTLRWFDKSGTLYLLRASLPEHLHAPGKVEDGKEYWSNKQIFSMILPDDLNMVYRASSCINCDKCKYEDCDRDAYVKIIDGNLICGTIDKKSIGAFDGAILQRIIRTEGLNRGRQFVDDVTKLSIRGIMYDGFSFGIDDEDLTKIEYGQIDEVLDNAEEDVKRRIKIYEDGQLEPMPGRTLEETLEMQIMQVLGKARDRTGDIAGRHLGLSNSAVVMAVSGARGSMLNLTQMAGCIGQQAVRGERITRGYEGRTLPHFKKGDRGAAAHGFVRNSYKSGLTPTEFFFHAIGGREGLVDTAVRTSQSGYLQRRMINALQDLKVGYDGTVRTSGGKIIQFKYGEDSTDPAKSCFGDPVDVEGIVESVLKEEVGGK